One stretch of Siphonobacter curvatus DNA includes these proteins:
- a CDS encoding DUF1684 domain-containing protein codes for MSGRKILLFVVAAAILGIVVYSVSSKKKGSYADDLRMERLEKDQNYRTSSESPIKDKAGFQGLKYFPADSTYEVFAKLEETESTKTFAVQMTGGQTETYTLYGKVRFELQGKTCELLVFESTEAGTLFIPFKDQTSGKESYGGGRYLDIPESDITGNRVTIDFNKAYNPYCAYSPEYTCPIPPKENNLPLAIRAGELAYHE; via the coding sequence TTCCGTCAGTAGTAAGAAAAAAGGCTCATATGCCGATGATTTGCGGATGGAGCGACTGGAGAAGGACCAGAATTACCGCACTTCTAGTGAATCACCCATCAAAGACAAAGCCGGGTTTCAGGGGCTGAAATATTTCCCGGCGGATTCTACGTATGAAGTATTTGCGAAGCTGGAAGAAACTGAAAGCACGAAAACCTTTGCGGTACAGATGACGGGCGGGCAGACCGAGACGTATACTTTATACGGAAAAGTCCGGTTTGAGCTACAGGGAAAAACCTGCGAATTGCTCGTCTTTGAAAGTACGGAGGCGGGTACGCTTTTCATCCCTTTCAAAGATCAGACTTCGGGCAAGGAAAGTTACGGCGGGGGTCGTTACCTGGACATTCCCGAAAGCGACATCACCGGTAATCGGGTTACGATTGATTTTAACAAAGCCTACAACCCGTATTGTGCATATTCACCGGAGTATACGTGTCCCATTCCTCCGAAAGAAAATAATCTGCCCCTTGCCATACGGGCGGGAGAATTGGCGTACCATGAGTAG